The Methanocaldococcus infernus ME region TTGATATATCTAAGAGTATTGTGCCTATTGAAGGAATCATATCTATAGGATCATAGGTAACTTTAGATTCTAAAGACTTAACCAACTTGTTAAGTTCTTCAGCTCTTTTAGGTAGAGAAGAATTAATTTCCTCTGCAAACTTCTTAGCATATATGTGAGAGATTTCAATACCATTTTCTCTCTTAACACAGAATATCCCAAATCTTGTTAGTAATAGTGAGATTCCATCAATAAGTTCTTTAAATTGTGAATAAATCTTAATTTTCTTTTTTTCAACATCCACTTTTCCATTTCCATCAAAGTATCCTTGTAATAATCCTCTAACAAATTCCTTTTCAGAGCTAAATACAAAATCAGGAATTCTCTTCTCTTTTTTATCAAAGTTTTGGATAAGTTCACTTAATACTGGAGAGTAAAGTTTTATTTCATAACCTACTTCTAACCTAATTCCAAGCTTTTCTGCAAGTCTCTTAACTATTTTAACAACTTCTCTATTTTTATTGGGTATAGATATGAAATACTTTGTTGAGTAACCATCTGCAAGATACAAGCCTAAGAAGTATCCAAAATCAAAGTCTAACTTAAGAGTTCTATTTGTTGAGTAGTTAGTGAATTCACCAAGATCAATTTCAGAGATACAGTTTAGTGGCATATATCTTATTGCTGGAATTCTGTCTCCAATTTTAAGTTCTCTACCCTCAATAGGAACTACTCTATTATCCTTCCTAACAACAAAGGAATGGTATGGAGTTGCTACTATTGTCCTTCCTGATCTTGTTTTAATCTTTATAAGCTTTCCATTGAATTTATGCCTTATAACACTTATAATTCTCTTCCAATGAACCTTTTCATCTTGGTCTAAGCTTAGTGCATAGATCTCTACAGGTAGATCGCAGATCTCATGAACTCCTTGTTTAATGAACCCAAATTTATCTATACATTCATCAACAAATTTACCTATCTCAACTATTCTAACATTCTCTCCTTCTTTAACTATTATCTTCTCATCATAAGGTAGAGACATCTGTGTACCTGGCTCTCCAATGGATTGAGCAGCTACAATTCCAACAGCTTCATAAGGTTCTATTAGAGCATTTTTATAGGATTTTACAACTTCATCAATTATCTCCTCTATCATCTCTTCAGTTAAGCCCTCTTCCTTAGAAAGTTTTTCAAAAAGTTTATTTTTTAAAGAGTCTGGGATATCTAAGCTGTAAATTCTTTCCCTTAGCTTCTCTATATCCATCATTATCCCTCTCTACTGGCTGTATTTCATCTTAACCTTATCTATAATTCTATCTATATTGACAGCCTCCCCTCTATCTGCTAACATTGGATCTACTCCATCCTCTCCATATCTAAATTGAACCACTATTCCCCTTGAATCTCTAACTGTAAAGTCAAACTCAGACTTTAAGTCTTGTAGAGCATTAATTAACCTTCTCTGCATATAACCAGACTGAGCTGTTCTAACTGCTTGGTCAACTAACCCTTCTCTTCCTCCAATAGCATGGAAGAAGAATTCAGTTGGAGATAACCCTTTCTTATAACTACTTCTAACAAATCCATGAGCCCTTGCTCCTAAGTCTCCTTTTTCAAAGTGTGGTAACACTCTATCCTTATAACCTCTGAAAATTCTCTTTCCTCTAACTGACTGTTGTCCTATACAAGCTGCCATCTGGGTTATGTTTAAAATCTTCCCTCTTGCTCCAGTTATGGCCATAATTACAGCATGGTTGTCTAAACCAAGATATCTCTCAGCAATCTCTCCAGCTTTATCTCTTGCTTCTCTTAAGACTCTCATAATATGAGCTTCCCTTGACTCCTCTGGGCTCATCCCTGGGAGTAGTTCAAGCTCTCCCTTTTCATACTGCTCTATAATTTCATCAACCTTCCTCTCAGCTTCATCTAAAACCTTCTCAATTTCTCTTAAAGCCTCTTCTGGGAGATCTTCATCATCTATTCCAGTTG contains the following coding sequences:
- a CDS encoding DNA-directed RNA polymerase subunit A''; translation: MDIEKLRERIYSLDIPDSLKNKLFEKLSKEEGLTEEMIEEIIDEVVKSYKNALIEPYEAVGIVAAQSIGEPGTQMSLPYDEKIIVKEGENVRIVEIGKFVDECIDKFGFIKQGVHEICDLPVEIYALSLDQDEKVHWKRIISVIRHKFNGKLIKIKTRSGRTIVATPYHSFVVRKDNRVVPIEGRELKIGDRIPAIRYMPLNCISEIDLGEFTNYSTNRTLKLDFDFGYFLGLYLADGYSTKYFISIPNKNREVVKIVKRLAEKLGIRLEVGYEIKLYSPVLSELIQNFDKKEKRIPDFVFSSEKEFVRGLLQGYFDGNGKVDVEKKKIKIYSQFKELIDGISLLLTRFGIFCVKRENGIEISHIYAKKFAEEINSSLPKRAEELNKLVKSLESKVTYDPIDMIPSIGTILLDISKKLGYPSCKVEKFIKNQKIGRLTLQRHLLNLEKLAKERGFEVEELKVLKKAVESDVVWDEIVSIEEVDCNNYVYDLSVEGLETFTTAEGLITHNTMRTFHYAGVAELNVTLGLPRMIEIVDARKEPSTPIMEVYLTDEYKYDKEKAEEVAKRIESLTLQDVAKSIGIDLWTQSIKVELDEKVIEDRGLDIEEIEEAIRKKVRVKIEREGNILYLKVKTPSVKSLRKRIPKIKNILLKGIPGITRVLVKKDDKTGEYVIHTQGSNLREVFKIEGVDTRRTITNNIIEIQEVLGIEAARNAIINEMKNTLEQQGLEVDIRHLMLVADMMTADGEVKPIGRHGVAGEKGSVLARAAFEETVKHLYSASEKGEVDKLKGVIENVIVGKPIFLGTGCVRLEIDREYEEGKKE